One Cheilinus undulatus linkage group 22, ASM1832078v1, whole genome shotgun sequence DNA window includes the following coding sequences:
- the LOC121504219 gene encoding type-2 ice-structuring protein-like isoform X2, producing the protein MMKMLTASSLLCAVMALTTAAALSGAVVPVHDVGHSCPGGWNLIIDRCFLYVPREMSWARAEKNCQSLGANLASVHRAEEYHGIKKMISDRTHGHPETWLGGSDSEEEGVWFWSDGSPFSFSYWCRGEPNNRLKQHCLQMNHGDDKCWDDEKCHHGLPSVCAKYPA; encoded by the exons ATGATGAAGATGTTGACTGCGTCTTCACTTCTCTGTGCCGTGATGGCTCTGACCACAGCAGCTG CTCTTTCAGGCGCAGTGGTACCAGTTCATGATG TAGGACATTCCTGCCCTGGTGGTTGGAATCTGATCATCGATCGTTGTTTCCTCTATGTCCCAAGAGAAATGAGTTGGGCCAGGGCTGAG AAAAACTGCCAGTCCTTGGGTGCAAACCTTGCATCTGTACACAGAGCAGAGGAGTACCACGGCATTAAGAAGATGATCTCTGACAGGACTCACGGACATCCAGAGACATGGCTCGGAGGCTCTGACAGTGAAGAG GAGGGCGTTTGGTTCTGGAGTGACGGTTCTCCTTTCAGCTTCTCATACTGGTGCAGAGGCGAGCCAAACAACCGCCTCAAACAGCACTGTCTACAGATGAACCATGGAg ACGACAAATGCTGGGATGATGAAAAGTGTCACCATGGCCTTCCCTCTGTCTGTGCCAAATATCCTGCATAA
- the LOC121504219 gene encoding type-2 ice-structuring protein-like isoform X1 → MLLGTMGFGCCNPFQKSWGTLMDLTAATHLKKVGKVNDNFNTSILFMMKMLTASSLLCAVMALTTAAALSGAVVPVHDVGHSCPGGWNLIIDRCFLYVPREMSWARAEKNCQSLGANLASVHRAEEYHGIKKMISDRTHGHPETWLGGSDSEEEGVWFWSDGSPFSFSYWCRGEPNNRLKQHCLQMNHGDDKCWDDEKCHHGLPSVCAKYPA, encoded by the exons ATGTTGCTGGGAACAATGGGGTTTGGTTGCTGCAAcccattccaaaaaagctggggtaCTTTGATGGATTTAacggcagcaacacatctcaaaaaagtggggaaagtAAATG ataatttcaACACCTCCATCCTCTTCATGATGAAGATGTTGACTGCGTCTTCACTTCTCTGTGCCGTGATGGCTCTGACCACAGCAGCTG CTCTTTCAGGCGCAGTGGTACCAGTTCATGATG TAGGACATTCCTGCCCTGGTGGTTGGAATCTGATCATCGATCGTTGTTTCCTCTATGTCCCAAGAGAAATGAGTTGGGCCAGGGCTGAG AAAAACTGCCAGTCCTTGGGTGCAAACCTTGCATCTGTACACAGAGCAGAGGAGTACCACGGCATTAAGAAGATGATCTCTGACAGGACTCACGGACATCCAGAGACATGGCTCGGAGGCTCTGACAGTGAAGAG GAGGGCGTTTGGTTCTGGAGTGACGGTTCTCCTTTCAGCTTCTCATACTGGTGCAGAGGCGAGCCAAACAACCGCCTCAAACAGCACTGTCTACAGATGAACCATGGAg ACGACAAATGCTGGGATGATGAAAAGTGTCACCATGGCCTTCCCTCTGTCTGTGCCAAATATCCTGCATAA
- the LOC121504356 gene encoding low affinity immunoglobulin gamma Fc region receptor II-like, protein MELTGFLLTLTSLTVSPDRCQFFKYESLSLSCEENRKPSTWRVNAETERGVSECGQDWGSVETSVCVITEAYQWNSGEYWCESQSGERSPALNITITDNSVILESPVLPVMEGESVTLRCTTQRNSSSPLVSVFMKDRSPVGASITGQVTLPTVSKSDEGLNMCVINDVGTSAESWISVRERATEEEKEQKLSDGFTTNGTVAPVPPESPLLSVNRLICLLVVGAPYLLSTVLLALVCRDRTNSVDESAAKPAGETTACNEVLMEEVQ, encoded by the exons ATGGAGCTCACAGGTTTCCTTCTCACGCTCA cctctctgaCGGTCTCTCCTGACAGATGTCAGTTCTTTAAGTACgagtctctctctctgagctgtGAAGAGAACAGAAAACCTTCTACATGGAGGGTGAATGCTGAAACAGAGCGAGGAGTCTCAGAGTGTGGACAGGACTGGGGCTCTGTGGAGACATCGGTCTGTGTCATCACTGAAGCCTACCAGTGGAACAGTGGGGAGTACTGGTGTGAGTCCCAGTCAGGAGAGAGGAGTCCAGCTCTGAATATCACCATCACAG ACAACAGTGTGATCCTGGAGAGTCCTGTGCTTCCAGTGATGGAGGGAGAATCTGTGACTCTGCGCTGCACGACTCAAAGAAACTCATCCAGCCCTCTAGTCAGCGTCTTTATGAAGGACAGATCTCCAGTGGGAGCCTCTATAACAGGACAGGTGACCCTCCCAACAGTGTCCAAGTCTGATGAAGGTCTTAACATGTGCGTGATCAACGACGTGGGAACATCAGCAGAGAGCTGGATCTCTGTCAGAG AACGAgccacagaggaggagaaagaacaGAAACTATCTGATGGTTTTACTACAAATGGGACAGTAG CTCCTGTCCCTCCTGAATCTCCCCTCCTGTCTGTAAACAGACTCATATGTCTTCTAGTTGTTGGAGCTCCTTACCTGCTGTCCACAGTCTTGCTGGCACTCGTATGCAGAGACAGGACTAACA GTGTTGACGAGTCTGCAGCAAAGCCAGCAGGAGAGACAACAGCATGCAATGAAGTCCTGATGGAAGAAGTTCAGTGA